Proteins encoded in a region of the Uloborus diversus isolate 005 chromosome 1, Udiv.v.3.1, whole genome shotgun sequence genome:
- the LOC129234257 gene encoding fibroin heavy chain-like isoform X14: protein MGWLTNIAICLFLMSGQTLVSGSHNPMFSASSQVEAFASSFNSAMSGCPGISASTLMDVVEISSTFTETFLGKFETLNAMTQEGYLIGFVTEIAAVLLQEQSGNEAALNYVIDILGDCLLQATGNRDDLLMIEARDLVSVLARDSKRNKDVSTQSESNKAGIHAESDSSSSASSSNSGPGNWNNGNYGTVWQPNAPGSSNTVSSSAASSSTSGSPGGYSVIFNSPGETSSSTTRTSSSSSSSDGGNGLGYNGGYGQGYPSSYVPSGSSASSAASSTSNTQSGPEVLDIIFVNTPGQYGTESSSSSAAAAAGSTGPGYGQGWEQGGTGYGNGYGQGNGAGSAAAAAASAGGPGSGQGWGGAPGYGGGDSSSAAAAAAKGNGGNGYGNDGTGSGSSAASVSGAGAGAGAGGYGGGGYGSGYGNGSGPGSSASAASSASSRPGSGGQRGGPGYGNGASSSAAGAGAGGYGGGGYGSGYGNSGSGPVSSASAASSTSIGPGSGGQRRGGPGYGNSASSSAAGAGAGAGAGAGAGAGAGAGAGAGAGAGAGGYGGGGYGSGYGNSGSGPVSSASAASSTSIGPGSGGQRRGGPGYGNSASSSAAGAGAGAGAGAGAGAGAGAGAGAGGYGGGGYGSGYGNSGSGPVSSASAASSVSSGPGSGGQRSRRPGYRNGASSSAAGAGAGAGAGAGAGAGAGGYGGGGYGSGYGNGSGPGSSASAASSASIGPGSGGQKRGGPGYGNGASSSAAGAGAGGYGGGGYGSGYGNSGSGPVSSSSAASSVSSGPGSGGQKRGGPGYGNGASSSAAGAGAGGYGGGGYGSGYGNSGSGPVSSASAASSTSIGPGSGGQRRGGPGYGNSASSSAAGAGAGAGAGAGAGAGAGAGAGAGAGAGGYGGGGYGSGYGNSGSGPVSSASAASSTSIGPGSGGQRRGGPGYGNSASSSAAGAGAGAGAGAGAGAGAGAGAGAGGYGGGGYGSGYGNSGSGPVSSASAASSVSSGPGSGGQRSRRPGYRNGASSSAAGAGAGAGAGAAPGAGAGAGAGAGGYGGGGYGSGYGNGSGPGSSASAASSASIGPGSGGQKRGGPGYGNGASSSAAGAGAGGYGGGGYGSGYGNSGSGPVSSSSAASSVSSGPGSGGQKRGGPGYGNGASSSAAGAGAGGYGGGGYGSGYGNSGSGPVSSASAASSTSIGPGSGGQRRGGPGYGNSASSSAAGAGAGAGAGAGAGAGAGAGAGAGAGGYGGGGYGSGYGNGSGPGSSASAASSASSGPGSGGQRGGPGYGNGASSSAAGAGAGGYGGGGYGSGYGNSGSGPVSSASAASSTSIGPGSGGQRRGGPGYGNSASSSAAGAGAGAGAGAGAGAGAGAGAGAGAGAGGYGGGGYGSGYGNSGSGPVSSDSAASSTSIGPGSGGQRRGGPGYGNSASSSAAGAGAGAGAGAGAGAGAGAGAGAGAGAGGSGGDGYGSGYGNDGSGSSAAAASSALSGQGPGRGYGGGRGSGGTASSSSTAASVVLGRRRGARRGNRRVIGSGTVATAVASSVGGDSSGSGTGGAPGYGSSGSSSASAASAGGSGGNGYGGGNGYGNDGSGSGSSAAAASAASSGQGTGGSWGPGYGNDGSSSAAATAASVNGNNGYGPDSGSGAGSSSAAAASSSSSGPGNGYGYDGRQGFGPGSSSSSSSSVSTVNNVVSSLGSGGFDLSSVSSLKSGIYSGLSSDLSDCERENEAHRVLLAAVLQLYLQCQSNGQYSNADIYGLLL, encoded by the exons ATGGGGTGGCTAACAAATATTGCAATTTGTCTGTTCTTGATGAGTGGGCAGACCCTTGTATCGGGCTCCCATAACCCGATGTTTTCTGCGAGCAGCCAGGTAGAAGCTTTTGCTTCTTCCTTCAACAGCGCTATGTCTGGATGTCCGGGAATAAGTGCATCGACATTGATGGATGTGGTAGAAATTTCTAGCACCTTTACCGAAACATTCCTCGGGAAGTTCGAGACTTTAAATGCAATGACACAGGAAGGCTATCTAATTGGTTTCGTTACAGAAATAGCGGCAGTACTGTTACAAGAACAGAGTGGAAACGAAGCAGCACTTAATTATGTGATAGATATTTTAGGAGACTGTCTTCTTCAAGCTACAGGAAATAGGGATGACCTTCTTATGATAGAAGCCAGAGATTTAGTGTCTGTGCTCGCTCgagattcaaaaagaaacaagGACGTATCGACGCAATCAGAGTCAAATAAAGCCGGAATTCATGCTGAAAGTGATTCAAGCAGTTCAGCAAGTTCTTCAAATTCTGGACCTGGAAACTGGAACAATGGAAACTATGGTACAGTATGGCAACCAAACGCTCCTGGATCATCAAACACAGTTAGCTCATCCGCTGCTTCTTCGAGCACTTCCGGAAGTCCCGGTGGGTACAGCGTCATTTTCAACTCGCCAGGGGAAACATCCTCTTCTACAACTCGTACATCTTCATCGTCATCAAGCTCTGACGGTGGAAACGGATTAGGATATAACGGAGGATACGGTCAAGGTTATCCTTCAAGTTATGTTCCCAGCGGATCAAGTGCCTCAAGTGCAGCTTCGTCCACTTCCAACACTCAAAGCGGTCCAGAAGTTTTAGATATTATTTTCGTTAATACTCCAGGCCAATACGGAACTGAAAGCTCAAGCTCCTCTGCGGCAGCTGCTGCAGGAAGCACGGGACCCGGATACGGACAAGGATGGGAACAAGGAGGAACAGGATATGGTAACGGATATGGTCAAGGAAATGGAGCTGGATCAGCAGCCGCTGCTGCAGCATCTGCAGGTGGCCCAGGTTCAGGACAAGGATGGGGAGGAGCACCTGGATACGGAGGAGGAGATTCGTCTTCCGCTGCTGCGGCTGCAGCAAAAGGCAATGGAGGAAATGGTTACGGAAATGATGGAACAGGATCTGGATCATCAGCTGCTTCAGTCTCTGGAGCAGGAGCAGGAGCAGGAGCAGGAGGATATGGAGGAGGCGGTTACGGAAGTGGCTACGGAAATGGATCAGGACCAGGATCGTCAGCTTCCGCAGCCTCATCAGCTTCAAGTAGACCAGGTTCAGGAGGACAAAGAGGAGGGCCAGGATATGGAAACGGCGCATCGTCTTCCGCAGCAGGTGCTGGAGCAGGAGGCTATGGAGGGGGCGGTTACGGAAGTGGATACGGAAATAGTGGGTCAGGACCAGTATCGTCAGCTTCCGCAGCCTCATCAACTTCAATTGGACCAGGTTCAGGAGGACAAAGAAGAGGAGGGCCAGGATATGGAAACAGCGCGTCGTCTTCCGCAGCAGGTGCTGGAGCAGGAGCAGGTGCAGGAGCAGGTGCTGGAGCAGGAGCAGGCGCTGGAGCAGGAGCTGGAGCTGGAGCTGGAGCAGGTGGATATGGAGGAGGCGGTTACGGAAGTGGATACGGAAATAGTGGGTCAGGACCAGTATCGTCAGCTTCCGCAGCCTCATCAACTTCAATTGGACCAGGTTCAGGAGGACAAAGAAGAGGAGGGCCAGGATATGGAAACAGCGCGTCGTCTTCCGCAGCAGGTGCTGGAGCAGGTGCAGGAGCAGGTGCTGGAGCAGGAGCAGGCGCTGGAGCAGGAGCTGGAGCAGGTGGATATGGAGGAGGCGGTTACGGAAGTGGATACGGAAATAGTGGGTCAGGACCAGTATCGTCAGCTTCCGCAGCCTCATCAGTTTCAAGTGGACCAGGTTCAGGAGGACAAAGAAGTAGAAGGCCAGGATATCGAAACGGTGCATCGTCTTCCGCAGCAGGTGCTGGAGCAGGAGCAGGTGCTGGAGCAGGAGCTGGAGCTGGAGCAGGTGGATATGGAGGAGGCGGTTACGGAAGTGGCTACGGAAATGGGTCAGGACCAGGATCGTCAGCTTCCGCAGCCTCATCAGCTTCAATTGGACCAGGTTCAGGAGGACAAAAAAGAGGAGGGCCAGGATATGGAAACGGCGCATCGTCTTCCGCAGCAGGTGCTGGAGCAGGAGGCTATGGAGGGGGCGGTTACGGAAGTGGATACGGAAATAGTGGGTCAGGACCAGTATCGTCATCTTCCGCAGCCTCATCAGTTTCAAGTGGACCAGGTTCAGGAGGACAAAAAAGAGGAGGGCCAGGATATGGAAACGGCGCATCGTCTTCCGCAGCAGGTGCTGGAGCAGGAGGCTATGGAGGGGGCGGTTACGGAAGTGGATACGGAAATAGTGGGTCAGGACCAGTATCGTCAGCTTCCGCAGCCTCATCAACTTCAATTGGACCAGGTTCAGGAGGACAAAGAAGAGGAGGGCCAGGATATGGAAACAGCGCGTCGTCTTCCGCAGCAGGTGCTGGAGCAGGAGCAGGTGCAGGAGCAGGTGCTGGAGCAGGAGCAGGCGCTGGAGCAGGAGCTGGAGCTGGAGCAGGTGGATATGGAGGAGGCGGTTACGGAAGTGGATACGGAAATAGTGGGTCAGGACCAGTATCGTCAGCTTCCGCAGCCTCATCAACTTCAATTGGACCAGGTTCAGGAGGACAAAGAAGAGGAGGGCCAGGATATGGAAACAGCGCGTCGTCTTCCGCAGCAGGTGCTGGAGCAGGTGCAGGAGCAGGTGCTGGAGCAGGAGCAGGCGCTGGAGCAGGAGCTGGAGCAGGTGGATATGGAGGAGGCGGTTACGGAAGTGGATACGGAAATAGTGGGTCAGGACCAGTATCGTCAGCTTCCGCAGCCTCATCAGTTTCAAGTGGACCAGGTTCAGGAGGTCAAAGAAGTAGAAGGCCAGGATATCGAAACGGTGCATCGTCTTCCGCAGCAGGTGCTGGAGCAGGAGCAGGTGCTGGAGCAGCACCAGGTGCTGGAGCAGGAGCTGGAGCTGGAGCAGGTGGATATGGAGGAGGCGGTTACGGAAGTGGCTACGGAAATGGGTCAGGACCAGGATCGTCAGCTTCCGCAGCCTCATCAGCTTCAATTGGACCAGGTTCAGGAGGACAAAAAAGAGGAGGGCCAGGATATGGAAACGGCGCATCGTCTTCCGCAGCAGGTGCTGGAGCAGGAGGCTATGGAGGGGGCGGTTACGGAAGTGGATACGGAAATAGTGGGTCAGGACCAGTATCGTCATCTTCCGCAGCCTCATCAGTTTCAAGTGGACCAGGTTCAGGAGGACAAAAAAGAGGAGGGCCAGGATATGGAAACGGCGCATCGTCTTCCGCAGCAGGTGCTGGAGCAGGAGGCTATGGAGGGGGCGGTTACGGAAGTGGATACGGAAATAGTGGGTCAGGACCAGTATCGTCAGCTTCCGCAGCCTCATCAACTTCAATTGGACCAGGTTCAGGAGGACAAAGAAGAGGAGGGCCAGGATATGGAAACAGCGCGTCGTCTTCCGCAGCAGGTGCTGGAGCAGGAGCAGGTGCAGGAGCAGGTGCTGGAGCAGGAGCAGGCGCTGGAGCAGGAGCTGGAGCAGGTGGATATGGAGGAGGCGGTTACGGAAGTGGCTACGGAAATGGGTCAGGACCAGGATCGTCAGCTTCCGCAGCCTCATCAGCTTCAAGTGGACCAGGTTCAGGAGGACAAAGAGGAGGGCCAGGATATGGAAACGGCGCATCGTCTTCCGCAGCAGGTGCTGGAGCAGGAGGCTATGGAGGGGGCGGTTACGGAAGTGGATACGGAAATAGTGGGTCAGGACCAGTATCGTCAGCTTCCGCAGCCTCATCAACTTCAATTGGACCAGGTTCAGGAGGACAAAGAAGAGGAGGGCCAGGATATGGAAACAGCGCGTCGTCTTCCGCAGCAGGTGCTGGAGCAGGAGCAGGTGCAGGAGCAGGTGCTGGAGCAGGAGCAGGCGCTGGAGCAGGAGCTGGAGCTGGAGCAGGTGGATATGGAGGAGGCGGTTACGGAAGTGGATACGGAAATAGTGGGTCAGGACCAGTATCGTCAGATTCCGCAGCCTCATCAACTTCAATTGGACCAGGTTCAGGAGGACAAAGAAGAGGAGGGCCAGGATATGGAAACAGCGCGTCGTCTTCCGCAGCAGGTGCTGGAGCAG GTGCTGGAGCAGGTGCTGGAGCAGGAGCTGGAGCAG GTGCTGGAGCAGGAGCTGGAGCTGGAGCAGGTGGATCTGGAGGTGACGGTTACGGAAGTGGTTACGGAAATGATGGATCTGGATCGTCAGCTGCCGCAGCCTCATCAGCTTTAAGTGGACAAGGTCCAGGAAGAGGATATGGGGGAGGACGTGGCTCAGGTGGTACTGCATCTTCATCGTCTACAGCTGCTTCAGTGGTCTTAGGTAGACGCAGAGGGGCAAGAAGAGGAAATCGTAGAGTGATAGGATCTGGAACAGTAGCCACCGCAGTTGCTTCGTCTGTCGGTGGAGACAGTTCAGGATCAGGAACGGGAGGTGCACCTGGATACGGAAGTTCTGGTTCTTCTTCCGCTTCAGCGGCTTCAGCTGGTGGCTCAGGAGGAAATGGTTATGGCGGAGGAAATGGTTATGGAAATGATGGATCAGGATCTGGGTCATCAGCTGCCGCAGCCTCAGCGGCTTCAAGCGGACAAGGTACAGGAGGAAGTTGGGGACCAGGATATGGAAATGATGGCTCGTCTTCTGCTGCTGCGACGGCAGCAAGTGTTAATGGAAACAATGGATATGGACCAGATAGCGGTTCCGGAGCTGGATCTTCGTCTGCTGCAGCTGCAAGTAGTTCTAGTTCTGGTCCTGGTAATGGATATGGCTATGACGGTAGACAAGGATTCGGACCAGGATCGTCCTCCTCTTCTTCGTCATCCGTTTCCACAGTTAATAATGTTGTCTCATCGTTAGGAAGTGGAGGTTTCGACTTGAGCTCTGTTTCGTCTCTTAAGAGTGGAATTTACTCCGGTTTGTCATCTGACCTGTCTGATTGTGAAAGAGAAAATGAAGCCCACAGGGTATTGTTGGCCGCTGTTCTTCAACTCTATTTACAATGCCAATCAAATGGACAATATAGTAACGCGGATATTTACGGGCTTTTGCTTTAG